Proteins from a genomic interval of Anolis sagrei isolate rAnoSag1 chromosome 1, rAnoSag1.mat, whole genome shotgun sequence:
- the LOC132761691 gene encoding cystatin-B-like produces the protein MKCGGASETKPATEETQQIIQHVKAQLEEKEGKTFDVFTAVGFKTQVVAGVNYFVKVHVGDDEYIHMRIFKSLPHENKPPELTSYQSKKGKHDELSYF, from the coding sequence ATGAAGTGTGGTGGCGCCTCAGAGACCAAGCCAGCCACTGAAGAGACGCAGCAGATCATCCAGCACGTCAAGGCCCagttggaagagaaagaaggcaagACCTTTGATGTCTTCACTGCGGTCGGGTTTAAAACCCAGGTGGTTGCTGGAGTAAACTACTTTGTCAAGGTCCATGTTGGAGATGACGAATATATTCACATGCGAATCTTCAAAAGCCTCCCTCATGAGAACAAGCCTCCAGAGCTCACCAGCTACCAAAGCAAGAAAGGAAAGCATGATGAACTGTCGTATTTCTAG